TAGGGAGATATAATTAAAAAAAGTTATTTAGACAATTAAATTATATTGACATAAAGTTATGATGCTGATAAAATGTGTAAGTATTTTCATTGGTAATATAGTATATTATATTATTAATTATAATAAATCACTAAAAAGAAAATAAAGATAATCAAAAAAAAGGTGGTTTTAAAATGCCAACAATTAATCAACTGGTAAGAAATAGCAGAAAAAGAGCAAGTAAAAAATCAGACACACCAGCCTTAAAAGGCTCTCCGCTAAAAAGAGGTGTTTGTACGCGTGTTTGGACTATTACACCTAAAAAGCCTAATTCTGCTTTAAGAAAAGTTGCTAGAGTGCGATTGACCAATAATATGGAGGTAACTGCTTATATTCCTGGTATTGGCCATAATTTACAGGAGCATTCTATTGTATTGTTAAGAGGCGGTAGAGTAAAGGACTTACCTGGAGTCAGGTATCACATAGTAAGAGGTGTGATGGATACAACTGGTGTAGATGGAAGATTACAGGGGCGCTCAAAATATGGAGCTACCAGGCCAAAAAAATAAGTTAGCAGATTTTAAAAAAAATATTAATTTAAACTTAAATGAGGTGGATTATAGATGTCCAGAAAAAGAAAAGCTACTAAGAATGAAATAAAAGAGGATCCTGTTTTTCAAGACAAGAGAGTAAGCAAGTTTATTAATCATATAATGTTAGATGGTAAAAAGAGTGTTTCTCAAAAAATATTTTATGATGCAATGGACATAATAAAGGAAAAGACCAAAAAGGATTCCCTTGATGTTTTTAATCAGGCGATGGAAAATGTGATGCCCGTATTAGAAGTAAAATCAAGAAGAGTTGGCGGAGCCAGCTACCAGGTACCTGTTGAGGTTTCACCTGACAGAAGAGTTACATTGGCTATGAGATGGATTATCAGTTTTACCAGAAGTAAGACAGGCAGACCATTTGCAGAACGATTAGCAAGCGAATTAATAGATGCTTCCCAGGGTACCGGTGTTTCAGTAAAGAAAAAAGAAGATACTCATAGAATGGCTGATGCAAACAAAGCGTTTGCCCATTATAAATGGTAAGATATTAATATTTTTACTTAGAATTTTAAATATTAAAGAAGATAAAAGAAAAAAATAAATAATTTAAGAATGAAAGAATGATTAAATAATGACAAATACTAATAATACTGACCTGCAGAAAGTAAGAAATATTGGAATAATGGCCCATATTGATGCCGGTAAGACTACTGTTACTGAAAGAATATTGTATTATACCGGAATATTACATAAAATGGGTGAAGTTCATGAAGGCTCTGCAACTATGGATTGGATGCCACAGGAAAAAGAGAGAGGGATAACTATAACTTCAGCAGTTACAACATCTTTTTGGAAGGGTTTTCAAATTAATATTATTGATACGCCAGGGCATGTAGACTTTACGGTAGAGGTGGAACGGTCACTACGTGTTCTTGATGGAGCTGTTGCGGTTTTCTGTGCTGTAGCGGGTGTTGAACCACAATCAGAGACGGTTTGGCATCAGGCAGATCACTACCATGTTCCCAGATTAGCGTTCATTAATAAAATGGATAGAACCGGTGCAGATTTTTATGGAACTATGAAAATGATTAAAGAAAAATTTTCTGTTACCCCTTTGGCAGTGCAAATTCCATGGGGAAAAGAGGGCGATTTTCAAGGGATTATTGATATAGTAAATATGCGCGCATATACATATATAAATGATGAACTTGGTGTCAATTATCTTACGGTTGATATACCGG
The DNA window shown above is from Atribacterota bacterium and carries:
- the rpsL gene encoding 30S ribosomal protein S12, giving the protein MPTINQLVRNSRKRASKKSDTPALKGSPLKRGVCTRVWTITPKKPNSALRKVARVRLTNNMEVTAYIPGIGHNLQEHSIVLLRGGRVKDLPGVRYHIVRGVMDTTGVDGRLQGRSKYGATRPKK
- the rpsG gene encoding 30S ribosomal protein S7 produces the protein MSRKRKATKNEIKEDPVFQDKRVSKFINHIMLDGKKSVSQKIFYDAMDIIKEKTKKDSLDVFNQAMENVMPVLEVKSRRVGGASYQVPVEVSPDRRVTLAMRWIISFTRSKTGRPFAERLASELIDASQGTGVSVKKKEDTHRMADANKAFAHYKW